A genomic window from Syngnathus typhle isolate RoL2023-S1 ecotype Sweden linkage group LG18, RoL_Styp_1.0, whole genome shotgun sequence includes:
- the LOC133142719 gene encoding ceramide synthase-like gives MLTILAAGSVFFPGLFLLSKQCLKSIPALRWSEGDAVIVSARLVSSIQAVMASSAGYIIASSCDDIIEDQHWLTSSYILFAVPYFVYDIYAMFMCYWYKLRVKGHEEASAAPLHVASALTSYLRREFLMVLHHVVMVTVCFPVSVFVRQGKGDYFQGIMFMAELSTPSVCLGKILIQYKQQHTLLHKVNGALMLITFFICRVLLFPYLYYVYGRYASIPFHLVPLSVPWHTNLGAALLMAPQLYWFCLICRGALRLFMGTSRSQRRRAATTDGGAAAQPANGFRVPSAEPDLATH, from the exons ATGCTGACCATCCTCGCTGCTGGCTCCGTCTTCTTTCCGGGCCTCTTCCTCCTGTCCAAGCAGTGTCTCAAGTCCATCCCGGCGCTGCGATGGAGCGAAGGCGACGCCGTCATCGTGTCGGCAAG GTTGGTGTCGTCGATTCAGGCGGTCATGGCTTCTTCAGCCGGCTACATAATCGCTTCTTCCTGCGATGACATCATCGAGGATCA GCACTGGCTGACCAGCAGTTACATCTTGTTTGCCGTCCCCTACTTCGTGTACGACATCTACGCCATGTTCATGTGCTACTGGTACAAGCTGAGGGTCAAAGGGCACGAGGAGGCCTCGGCCGCCCCCCTGCACGTGGCGTCGGCGCTGACTAGCTACCTGCGCCGCGAGTTCCTCATGGTGTTACACCACGTCGTCATGGTTACCGTCTGCTTCCCCGTTTCTGTG TTTGTGCGTCAAGGAAAGGGAGATTATTTCCAGGGCATCATGTTCATGGCCGAGCTCAGCACTCCGTCGGTCTGCTTAGGAAAAATTCTCATCCAG TACAAACAGCAACACACACTCCTGCACAAAGTGAACGGGGCTCTTATGCTGATCACTTTTTTCATCTGTCGAGTCCTCCTCTTCCCTTACCTCTACTACGTCTATGGAAG GTACGCCTCCATTCCGTTCCACTTGGTCCCCCTGTCGGTGCCCTGGCACACTAACCTCGGGGCCGCCCTGCTCATGGCGCCGCAGCTCTATTGGTTCTGTCTCATTTGTCGGGGCGCCCTGCGACTCTTCATGGGCACCTCCCGCTCCCAGAGACGGCGCGCGGCCACCACGGACGGCGGCGCGGCGGCCCAGCCAGCCAACGGCTTCCGAGTGCCCTCCGCCGAGCCCGACTTGGCCACCCACTGA
- the LOC133142715 gene encoding tubulin alpha chain-like isoform X1: MRECISMHVGQAGVQMGNACWELYCLEHGIQPDGQMPSAKTIGGGDDSYNTFFSETGAGKHVPRAIFVDLEPTVIDEIRSGTYRQLFHPEQLITGKEDAANNYARGHYTVGKEIIDLVLDRTRKLADQCTGLQGFLIFHSFGGGTGSGFTSLLMERLSVDYGKKSKLEFAVYPAPQVSTAVVEPYNSILTTHTTLEHSDCAFMVDNEAIYDICRRNLDIERPSYTNLNRLIGQIVSSITASLRFDGALNVDLTEFQTNLVPYPRIHFPLVTYAPVISAEKAYHEQLTVADITNSCFEPANQMVKCDPRHGKYMACCLLYRGDVVPKDVNSAISHIKTKRSIQFVDWCPTGFKVGINYQPPTVVPGGDLAKVQRAVCMLSNTTAIAEAWARLDHKFDLMYAKRAFVHWYVGEGMEEGEFSEAREDMAALEKDYEEVGTDSLADDEEGEEY; encoded by the exons ATG AGAGAGTGTATTTCCATGCACGTTGGCCAGGCAGGTGTCCAGATGGGCAATGCCTGCTGGGAACTGTACTGCCTGGAGCACGGCATCCAGCCCGATGGCCAGATGCCCAGCGCCAAGACCATCGGAGGCGGCGACGACTCCTATAACACCTTTTTCAGCGAGACCGGCGCCGGCAAGCATGTCCCCAGAGCGATCTTTGTAGATTTGGAGCCGACCGTCATCG ATGAAATCCGCTCAGGGACGTACCGCCAGCTCTTTCATCCCGAGCAGTTGATCACCGGGAAGGAGGACGCGGCCAACAACTACGCTCGCGGTCACTACACTGTCGGAAAAGAGATCATCGATCTGGTCCTTGATAGAACTCGCAAACTG GCTGATCAGTGCACAGGCCTACAAGGATTTCTCATCTTCCACTCCTTCGGCGGCGGAACGGGCTCGGGCTTCACCTCCCTGCTGATGGAGCGCCTGTCGGTGGACTACGGCAAGAAGTCCAAGCTGGAGTTTGCCGTGTACCCCGCCCCCCAGGTGTCGACGGCGGTGGTGGAGCCCTACAACTCCATCCTGACCACCCACACGACACTGGAGCACTCGGACTGCGCCTTCATGGTGGACAACGAGGCCATCTACGACATCTGCCGCCGGAACCTGGACATCGAGCGGCCCTCCTACACCAACCTCAACCGGTTGATCGGGCAGATCGTGTCATCCATCACCGCCTCGCTGCGCTTCGACGGCGCCCTCAACGTGGACCTGACTGAGTTCCAGACCAACCTGGTGCCCTACCCGCGCATCCACTTCCCCCTGGTCACCTATGCACCCGTCATCTCTGCCGAGAAGGCCTACCACGAGCAGCTGACGGTGGCCGACATCACCAACTCCTGCTTCGAGCCGGCCAACCAAATGGTCAAGTGCGACCCCCGCCACGGCAAGTACATGGCCTGCTGCCTGCTGTACCGAGGAGACGTGGTGCCCAAGGACGTCAACTCGGCCATCAGCCACATCAAAACCAAGCGCTCCATCCAGTTTGTGGACTGGTGCCCCACCGGCTTCAAGGTTGGCATCAACTACCAACCTCCCACCGTGGTTCCCGGCGGAGACCTGGCCAAGGTGCAGCGGGCCGTCTGCATGCTGAGCAACACCACCGCCATCGCCGAGGCCTGGGCCCGGCTTGACCACAAGTTCGACCTGATGTACGCCAAGCGCGCCTTCGTACACTGGTACGTGGGCGAGGGCATGGAGGAGGGGGAGTTCTCCGAGGCCAGGGAAGACATGGCCGCCCTGGAAAAAGATTACGAGGAGGTGGGCACCGACAGCCTGGCGGATGACGAGGAAGGCGAAGAGTATTAG
- the mazb gene encoding myc-associated zinc finger protein isoform X2 yields MDAAWSNFLFQNAPTQNQVEGGLQSELMSVHTSSPQTPPTEHIAQPPSTVDTTALKEEPMPIEVHGADPHPAATSLVKPMSRPGRVPHICAICNKQFKNNYNLRRHQSVHTGRPANQNPTPVRKNHACETCGKAFRDVYHLNRHRLSHSDEKPFSCPICQQRFKRKDRMSHHVRSHQGGVEKPYICPHCSKAFSRPDHLNSHVRQVHSSERPFKCPTCESSFATKDRLRAHMIRHEEKVPCHICGKLLSAAYITDHMRVHNQSQHHVCHLCNRSFTTLTYLRVHAQKHHGQEWKDSPGGFGGAGSGGVLVCQLCGVHCKTPTQLQGHMGTHSSSQSAQSPATSNVATSSSISLSNMVTAPTVYVTGGTVVDLLVTDCSSIAAPQSQS; encoded by the exons ATGGATGCTGCATGGAGCAATTTCCTCTTCCAG AATGCTCCCACCCAAAACCAAGTGGAGGGGGGCCTCCAATCGGAGCTCATGTCGGTCCACACGAGCTCTCCCCAAACCCCACCCACCGAGCACATAGCTCAGCCTCCCTCCACCGTGGACACCACCGCGCTCAAAGAGGAGCCCATGCCCATCGAGGTCCATGGAGCTGATCCACACCCTGctgccacttcattag TGAAGCCCATGTCCCGGCCAGGCCGCGTGCCGCACATCTGCGCCATCTGCAACAAGCAGTTCAAGAACAACTACAACCTTCGGCGGCACCAATCGGTCCACACAGGG CGGCCGGCCAATCAGAACCCCACGCCGGTGAGGAAGAACCACGCGTGCGAGACGTGCGGCAAAGCCTTCCGCGACGTTTACCACCTCAACCGCCACCGCCTGTCCCACTCGGACGAGAAGCCCTTCTCCTGTCCCATCTGCCAGCAGCGCTTCAAGAGGAaggaccgcatgagtcaccACGTGCGCTCGCACCAGGGCGGCGTGGAGAAGCCTTACATCTGCCCCCACTGCAGCAAAGCCTTCTCCAG ACCTGACCATCTCAACAGTCATGTGCGACAGGTGCACTCCTCAGAGCGGCCCTTCAAATGCCCG ACGTGCGAGTCCAGCTTTGCCACCAAGGACCGCTTACGCGCGCACATGATTCGGCACGAGGAAAAGGTCCCGTGCCACATCTGCGGCAAGCTCCTGTCGGCCGCTTACATCACGGATCACATGAGGGTGCACAACCAGTCGCAGCACCACGTCTGCCATCTGTGCAACCGCA GCTTCACCACGCTGACCTACCTGCGCGTCCACGCTCAAAAGCACCACGGCCAGGAATGGAAGGACAGCCCCGGAGGGTTCGGCGGAGCGGGGTCCGGCGGCGTGCTGGTCTGCCAGCTATGCGGCGTCCACTGCAAGACGCCCACCCAGCTCCAGGGCCACATGGGCACCCACAGCAGCAGCCAGAGCGCCCAGAGCcccgccacctccaacgtggCCACCAGCAGCTCCATTTCCCTCAGCAACATGGTGACGGCGCCCACCGTCTACGTCACGGGCGGCACGGTGGTGGACCTGCTGGTCACGGACTGCTCCAGCATTGCGGCGCCGCAGTCGCAGAGTTAG
- the kif22 gene encoding kinesin-like protein KIF22 isoform X1 produces MAQRVSVSDRGRKKTTQVKVAVRLRPFMDKQDERDTGPCVRGLDSQNLEIVNWRNATETLKYHFDVFHGEKSTQEEVFLSSVKPILPYITKGQNVSVFAYGPTGAGKTHTMLGSSAQPGMIPRAVGEVYNLVSAQDEDEGWDYSIGMSYLEIYNEKVLDLMSPNSQDLPIREDKDKNILIPGLTHTIIPSFADFERHFVPANLKRTTASTKVNERSSRSHAVLLIKVVRTEHCLPRRQQTGKLYLVDLAGSEDNRRTGNRGIRLKESGAINLSLFTLSKVVDSLKSGASVRVPYRDSKLTRLLQDSLGGSAHSLMIVNIAPEYEHCFDTVSALNFAAKSKLIVNRPFTQETKQTREDLCAGRPGTEPQKKKPRVEKKTEQQASTSPSTQLCSLSEPSLVERLLALEKRVMCYENQDREQRDSETKGVLLAQLAKAKSGSRQEPIFRSSTVPLQEKQANVMKGNLQRAVVRPLQDHLCQPLTVRRKVAVTLPPHAELPGAKENAMVNSWEFQLDKSVVEQARHKILQILNTGSLKELKGLQQIGDKKAKLILGWRELHGVFSKLEELSQVEGMTEKRFSTFLKANLLSEMGK; encoded by the exons ATGGCCCAGCGCGTGTCTGTCTCCGACCGTGGACGCAAGAAAACCACCCAAGTGAAGGTTGCGGTTCGTCTACGACCATTTATGGACAAACAAGACGAGCGAGACACGGGACCTTGTGTAAGAGGCCTGGACTCTCAGAACCTAGAGATTGTAAACTGGAGGAATGCAACAGAAACTCTAAAGTACCA TTTTGATGTGTTCCATGGCGAGAAATCGACACAAGAGGAGGTCTTCCTGTCATCCGTAAAGCCAATTCTGCCCTACATTACCAAGGGCCAAAATGTTAGTGTCTTTGCCTACGGGCCAACAGGAGCCG GCAAGACCCACACCATGTTGGGCAGTTCAGCTCAGCCTGGCATGATTCCTCGTGCTGTTGGGGAAGTCTACAACCTGGTCAGCGCTCAGGATGAGGACGAGGGTTGGGACTACTCCATTGGAATGTCGTATTTAGAAATTTACAATGAGAAG GTGCTGGATCTTATGTCGCCAAACTCCCAGGACTTGCCCATCCGGGAGGACAAAGACAAGAACATCCTCATACCGGGCCTCACGCACACAATAATCCCGTCCTTCGCGGACTTTGAACGGCATTTTGTGCCGGCCAACCTCAAGCGTACCACGGCCTCCACCAAAGTCAACGAGCGCTCCAGTCGCAGCCACGCTGTCCTCCTCATAAAG GTGGTGCGCACCGAGCACTGCCTCCCCCGCCGCCAACAAACGGGCAAACTCTACCTGGTGGACCTGGCTGGCTCAGAGGACAACCGGCGCACGGGCAACCGGGGCATCCGCCTCAAAGAAAGCGGCGCCATCAACCTGTCGCTCTTCACTCTTAGCAAAGTGGTGGACTCGCTCAAGTCGGGCGCCTCGGTGCGCGTGCCCTACAGGGACAGCAAATTGACCCGCCTGCTCCAGGACTCCCTGGGCGGCTCGGCGCACTCGCTCATGATCGTCAACATCGCCCCCGAGTACGAGCATTGCTTCGATACGGTCAGCGCTCTCAACTTTGCGGCCAAGTCCAAGCTCATCGTCAACAGGCCCTTCACCCAAGAAA CGAAACAGACCAGAGAGGATCTCTGTGCCGGGCGGCCTGGCACAGAGCCTCAGAAAAAGAAGCCAAGGGTTGAGAAGAAAACTGAGCAGCAGGCCTCCACCTCGCCTTCGACTCAACTTTGCAG TCTGTCAGAACCGTCACTCGTAGAAAGGCTGCTTGCTCTGGAGAAGCGGGTGATGTGCTACGAGAACCAAGACAGG GAGCAGAGAGACTCTGAGACAAAGGGCGTGCTCCTCGCTCAGCTGGCTAAGGCAAAGTCAGGTTCCCGTCAGGAGCCCATCTTCAGGAGCAGCACGGTGCCTCTGCAAGAAAAACAGGCCAACGTCATGAAAGGCAACTTGCAGCGAGCCGTGGTCCGACCGCTGCAGGATCACC TGTGCCAGCCGCTTACCGTCAGGAGAAAAGTGGCCGTCACGCTTCCGCCTCACGCTGAG CTTCCGGGCGCCAAAGAGAATGCAATGGTGAATAGCTGGGAGTTCCAGCTGGACAAATCGGTCGTGGAGCAGGCCAGGCACAAGATCCTCCAGATCCTCAACACGGGCTCCCTTAAGGAGCTGAAAGGTCTGCAGCAGATCGGCGACAAGAAGGCCAAACTCATCCTGGGCTGGAGGGAGCTCCACGGCGTTTTCTCCAAG TTGGAAGAGCTCTCTCAAGTTGAGGGGATGACAGAAAAAAGATTTTCCACCTTCTTGAAG GCAAACCTTTTGAGTGAGATGGGAAAGTAA
- the LOC133142715 gene encoding tubulin alpha chain-like isoform X2, translating into MHVGQAGVQMGNACWELYCLEHGIQPDGQMPSAKTIGGGDDSYNTFFSETGAGKHVPRAIFVDLEPTVIDEIRSGTYRQLFHPEQLITGKEDAANNYARGHYTVGKEIIDLVLDRTRKLADQCTGLQGFLIFHSFGGGTGSGFTSLLMERLSVDYGKKSKLEFAVYPAPQVSTAVVEPYNSILTTHTTLEHSDCAFMVDNEAIYDICRRNLDIERPSYTNLNRLIGQIVSSITASLRFDGALNVDLTEFQTNLVPYPRIHFPLVTYAPVISAEKAYHEQLTVADITNSCFEPANQMVKCDPRHGKYMACCLLYRGDVVPKDVNSAISHIKTKRSIQFVDWCPTGFKVGINYQPPTVVPGGDLAKVQRAVCMLSNTTAIAEAWARLDHKFDLMYAKRAFVHWYVGEGMEEGEFSEAREDMAALEKDYEEVGTDSLADDEEGEEY; encoded by the exons ATGCACGTTGGCCAGGCAGGTGTCCAGATGGGCAATGCCTGCTGGGAACTGTACTGCCTGGAGCACGGCATCCAGCCCGATGGCCAGATGCCCAGCGCCAAGACCATCGGAGGCGGCGACGACTCCTATAACACCTTTTTCAGCGAGACCGGCGCCGGCAAGCATGTCCCCAGAGCGATCTTTGTAGATTTGGAGCCGACCGTCATCG ATGAAATCCGCTCAGGGACGTACCGCCAGCTCTTTCATCCCGAGCAGTTGATCACCGGGAAGGAGGACGCGGCCAACAACTACGCTCGCGGTCACTACACTGTCGGAAAAGAGATCATCGATCTGGTCCTTGATAGAACTCGCAAACTG GCTGATCAGTGCACAGGCCTACAAGGATTTCTCATCTTCCACTCCTTCGGCGGCGGAACGGGCTCGGGCTTCACCTCCCTGCTGATGGAGCGCCTGTCGGTGGACTACGGCAAGAAGTCCAAGCTGGAGTTTGCCGTGTACCCCGCCCCCCAGGTGTCGACGGCGGTGGTGGAGCCCTACAACTCCATCCTGACCACCCACACGACACTGGAGCACTCGGACTGCGCCTTCATGGTGGACAACGAGGCCATCTACGACATCTGCCGCCGGAACCTGGACATCGAGCGGCCCTCCTACACCAACCTCAACCGGTTGATCGGGCAGATCGTGTCATCCATCACCGCCTCGCTGCGCTTCGACGGCGCCCTCAACGTGGACCTGACTGAGTTCCAGACCAACCTGGTGCCCTACCCGCGCATCCACTTCCCCCTGGTCACCTATGCACCCGTCATCTCTGCCGAGAAGGCCTACCACGAGCAGCTGACGGTGGCCGACATCACCAACTCCTGCTTCGAGCCGGCCAACCAAATGGTCAAGTGCGACCCCCGCCACGGCAAGTACATGGCCTGCTGCCTGCTGTACCGAGGAGACGTGGTGCCCAAGGACGTCAACTCGGCCATCAGCCACATCAAAACCAAGCGCTCCATCCAGTTTGTGGACTGGTGCCCCACCGGCTTCAAGGTTGGCATCAACTACCAACCTCCCACCGTGGTTCCCGGCGGAGACCTGGCCAAGGTGCAGCGGGCCGTCTGCATGCTGAGCAACACCACCGCCATCGCCGAGGCCTGGGCCCGGCTTGACCACAAGTTCGACCTGATGTACGCCAAGCGCGCCTTCGTACACTGGTACGTGGGCGAGGGCATGGAGGAGGGGGAGTTCTCCGAGGCCAGGGAAGACATGGCCGCCCTGGAAAAAGATTACGAGGAGGTGGGCACCGACAGCCTGGCGGATGACGAGGAAGGCGAAGAGTATTAG
- the kif22 gene encoding kinesin-like protein KIF22 isoform X2: MAQRVSVSDRGRKKTTQVKVAVRLRPFMDKQDERDTGPCVRGLDSQNLEIVNWRNATETLKYHFDVFHGEKSTQEEVFLSSVKPILPYITKGQNVSVFAYGPTGAGKTHTMLGSSAQPGMIPRAVGEVYNLVSAQDEDEGWDYSIGMSYLEIYNEKVLDLMSPNSQDLPIREDKDKNILIPGLTHTIIPSFADFERHFVPANLKRTTASTKVNERSSRSHAVLLIKVVRTEHCLPRRQQTGKLYLVDLAGSEDNRRTGNRGIRLKESGAINLSLFTLSKVVDSLKSGASVRVPYRDSKLTRLLQDSLGGSAHSLMIVNIAPEYEHCFDTVSALNFAAKSKLIVNRPFTQETKQTREDLCAGRPGTEPQKKKPRVEKKTEQQASTSPSTQLCSLSEPSLVERLLALEKRVMCYENQDREQRDSETKGVLLAQLAKAKSGSRQEPIFRSSTVPLQEKQANVMKGNLQRAVVRPLQDHPSGRQRECNGE, encoded by the exons ATGGCCCAGCGCGTGTCTGTCTCCGACCGTGGACGCAAGAAAACCACCCAAGTGAAGGTTGCGGTTCGTCTACGACCATTTATGGACAAACAAGACGAGCGAGACACGGGACCTTGTGTAAGAGGCCTGGACTCTCAGAACCTAGAGATTGTAAACTGGAGGAATGCAACAGAAACTCTAAAGTACCA TTTTGATGTGTTCCATGGCGAGAAATCGACACAAGAGGAGGTCTTCCTGTCATCCGTAAAGCCAATTCTGCCCTACATTACCAAGGGCCAAAATGTTAGTGTCTTTGCCTACGGGCCAACAGGAGCCG GCAAGACCCACACCATGTTGGGCAGTTCAGCTCAGCCTGGCATGATTCCTCGTGCTGTTGGGGAAGTCTACAACCTGGTCAGCGCTCAGGATGAGGACGAGGGTTGGGACTACTCCATTGGAATGTCGTATTTAGAAATTTACAATGAGAAG GTGCTGGATCTTATGTCGCCAAACTCCCAGGACTTGCCCATCCGGGAGGACAAAGACAAGAACATCCTCATACCGGGCCTCACGCACACAATAATCCCGTCCTTCGCGGACTTTGAACGGCATTTTGTGCCGGCCAACCTCAAGCGTACCACGGCCTCCACCAAAGTCAACGAGCGCTCCAGTCGCAGCCACGCTGTCCTCCTCATAAAG GTGGTGCGCACCGAGCACTGCCTCCCCCGCCGCCAACAAACGGGCAAACTCTACCTGGTGGACCTGGCTGGCTCAGAGGACAACCGGCGCACGGGCAACCGGGGCATCCGCCTCAAAGAAAGCGGCGCCATCAACCTGTCGCTCTTCACTCTTAGCAAAGTGGTGGACTCGCTCAAGTCGGGCGCCTCGGTGCGCGTGCCCTACAGGGACAGCAAATTGACCCGCCTGCTCCAGGACTCCCTGGGCGGCTCGGCGCACTCGCTCATGATCGTCAACATCGCCCCCGAGTACGAGCATTGCTTCGATACGGTCAGCGCTCTCAACTTTGCGGCCAAGTCCAAGCTCATCGTCAACAGGCCCTTCACCCAAGAAA CGAAACAGACCAGAGAGGATCTCTGTGCCGGGCGGCCTGGCACAGAGCCTCAGAAAAAGAAGCCAAGGGTTGAGAAGAAAACTGAGCAGCAGGCCTCCACCTCGCCTTCGACTCAACTTTGCAG TCTGTCAGAACCGTCACTCGTAGAAAGGCTGCTTGCTCTGGAGAAGCGGGTGATGTGCTACGAGAACCAAGACAGG GAGCAGAGAGACTCTGAGACAAAGGGCGTGCTCCTCGCTCAGCTGGCTAAGGCAAAGTCAGGTTCCCGTCAGGAGCCCATCTTCAGGAGCAGCACGGTGCCTCTGCAAGAAAAACAGGCCAACGTCATGAAAGGCAACTTGCAGCGAGCCGTGGTCCGACCGCTGCAGGATCACC CTTCCGGGCGCCAAAGAGAATGCAATGGTGAATAG
- the mazb gene encoding myc-associated zinc finger protein isoform X1 produces the protein MDAAWSNFLFQVGLNAPTQNQVEGGLQSELMSVHTSSPQTPPTEHIAQPPSTVDTTALKEEPMPIEVHGADPHPAATSLVKPMSRPGRVPHICAICNKQFKNNYNLRRHQSVHTGRPANQNPTPVRKNHACETCGKAFRDVYHLNRHRLSHSDEKPFSCPICQQRFKRKDRMSHHVRSHQGGVEKPYICPHCSKAFSRPDHLNSHVRQVHSSERPFKCPTCESSFATKDRLRAHMIRHEEKVPCHICGKLLSAAYITDHMRVHNQSQHHVCHLCNRSFTTLTYLRVHAQKHHGQEWKDSPGGFGGAGSGGVLVCQLCGVHCKTPTQLQGHMGTHSSSQSAQSPATSNVATSSSISLSNMVTAPTVYVTGGTVVDLLVTDCSSIAAPQSQS, from the exons ATGGATGCTGCATGGAGCAATTTCCTCTTCCAGGTAGGCTTG AATGCTCCCACCCAAAACCAAGTGGAGGGGGGCCTCCAATCGGAGCTCATGTCGGTCCACACGAGCTCTCCCCAAACCCCACCCACCGAGCACATAGCTCAGCCTCCCTCCACCGTGGACACCACCGCGCTCAAAGAGGAGCCCATGCCCATCGAGGTCCATGGAGCTGATCCACACCCTGctgccacttcattag TGAAGCCCATGTCCCGGCCAGGCCGCGTGCCGCACATCTGCGCCATCTGCAACAAGCAGTTCAAGAACAACTACAACCTTCGGCGGCACCAATCGGTCCACACAGGG CGGCCGGCCAATCAGAACCCCACGCCGGTGAGGAAGAACCACGCGTGCGAGACGTGCGGCAAAGCCTTCCGCGACGTTTACCACCTCAACCGCCACCGCCTGTCCCACTCGGACGAGAAGCCCTTCTCCTGTCCCATCTGCCAGCAGCGCTTCAAGAGGAaggaccgcatgagtcaccACGTGCGCTCGCACCAGGGCGGCGTGGAGAAGCCTTACATCTGCCCCCACTGCAGCAAAGCCTTCTCCAG ACCTGACCATCTCAACAGTCATGTGCGACAGGTGCACTCCTCAGAGCGGCCCTTCAAATGCCCG ACGTGCGAGTCCAGCTTTGCCACCAAGGACCGCTTACGCGCGCACATGATTCGGCACGAGGAAAAGGTCCCGTGCCACATCTGCGGCAAGCTCCTGTCGGCCGCTTACATCACGGATCACATGAGGGTGCACAACCAGTCGCAGCACCACGTCTGCCATCTGTGCAACCGCA GCTTCACCACGCTGACCTACCTGCGCGTCCACGCTCAAAAGCACCACGGCCAGGAATGGAAGGACAGCCCCGGAGGGTTCGGCGGAGCGGGGTCCGGCGGCGTGCTGGTCTGCCAGCTATGCGGCGTCCACTGCAAGACGCCCACCCAGCTCCAGGGCCACATGGGCACCCACAGCAGCAGCCAGAGCGCCCAGAGCcccgccacctccaacgtggCCACCAGCAGCTCCATTTCCCTCAGCAACATGGTGACGGCGCCCACCGTCTACGTCACGGGCGGCACGGTGGTGGACCTGCTGGTCACGGACTGCTCCAGCATTGCGGCGCCGCAGTCGCAGAGTTAG
- the pagr1 gene encoding PAXIP1-associated glutamate-rich protein 1, whose translation MQAEAPGVALREGIQALCVQEAESKNEACKQEEGTKQQDGEMIAASVEDAATMDDKGQESEANDQDTDKLEGDEHTNAPQSVAAVEDEEGTQVAAKDGEWELVYSDEEMEDPKNWMPPPSEIKRLYELLAKGEMLELNFEPLPRRPPTPERPLSPKREEEEDEAEERAKKERDLKPPSPTEFDFNEEHQLQATPKSSFINRRRTPGSSARSSVKREARMDKVLSDMKRHRKIEEHIMRTGRDLFKNDKKLEAALSPNSQKERDKERERDSNPNTIFSPRQRRY comes from the exons ATGCAGGCTGAGGCCCCAGGTGTGGCCCTACGCGAGGGCATCCAGGCTCTCTGTGTCCAAGAGGCAGAGAGTAAAAACGAAGCGTGCAAACAGGAGGAAGGCACGAAACAACAGGATGGCGAGATGATCGCTGCATCGGTGGAGGACGCTGCCACCATGGACGACAAAGGTCAAGAAAGTGAAGCAAATG ACCAAGACACAGACAAGCTGGAaggagacgaacacacaaacgcACCTCAGTCGGTGGCAGCGGTGGAGGACGAAGAGGGAACGCAGGTGGCAGCGAAGGACGGCGAATGGGAACTGGTGTACAGCGATGAGGAAATGGAGGACCCCAAGAACTGGATGCCGCCTCCTTCTGAGATCAAGAGACTCTATGAGCTCCTGGCCAAGGGCGAGATGCTGGAGCTCAACTTCGAGCCCCTTCCCCGGAGACCGCCCACGCCCGAACGCCCCCTTTCGCCcaaaagggaggaggaggaggacgaggctgAGGAGAGAGCGAAGAAAGAGAGGGATCTCAA GCCACCAAGTCCAACTGAGTTTGACTTTAATGAGGAGCATCAATTGCAAGCCACCCCGAAAAGTTCTTTCATTAATAGACGTAGGACACCAG GGTCATCAGCTCGCTCGTCCGTGAAAAGGGAGGCCAGGATGGACAAAGTGCTGTCGGACATGAAGCGCCACCGCAAAATCGAGGAGCACATCATGCGCACGGGCCGAGATCTCTTCAAGAACGACAAGAAGCTGGAGGCGGCGTTGTCGCCCAACAGCCAGAAGGAGCGAGACAAGGAACGGGAGCGAGACAGCAACCCCAATACCATCTTCTCACCTAGGCAGAGGAGATACTGA